The following are from one region of the Hymenobacter sp. YIM 151858-1 genome:
- a CDS encoding beta-sandwich domain-containing protein: MLVSFTRYALAWRPLRMWAWLFALLLTACTEDPVEPLLVGHVEGVVRDSRTNAPIPNVAISTNPASTSLTTDAAGQFSFRDLEIGKYALNVRRAGYRTETVNVTVSEGKATAVTVVLEQSTNNQRPNAPTKPFPGNTATNQDVNLKLKWKATDPDAGDSLRYDVVLYQSNSSQQQALLTNSRDTTVQVTGLKFSTTYFWQVTVRDKAGETVRGDVWTFTTKPMPELRYLFAREANGNTDVYASDGAADGVTIRLTSAASIETAPQLSPTRDRIAYVSNVTGQFQLYTMNRDGSDGRRITSIPLDGYHNTGNAYRWSPDGAHLIYAHYDRLYRINRDGTGLTLLATAPVGRHFREMDWSELQNEIMVQTIGSNVFDAEVYAYRANGTLLGMALGNLPGRTDSPCYSIDGKNWLYTRDVSGVNNVTGRQLDAHVFAARTDGSAVVDLSAKKAAGTNDLYPRYSPDGSKIIFVNVANDNITPPDVWIMDADGGNRKLLFQNATLPDWK, translated from the coding sequence ATGCTTGTTTCTTTTACTCGCTATGCTTTGGCCTGGCGCCCGCTCCGCATGTGGGCATGGCTGTTTGCCTTGCTGCTGACAGCCTGCACCGAAGACCCCGTGGAGCCTCTGCTGGTTGGGCACGTCGAAGGCGTGGTGCGCGACAGCCGCACCAACGCGCCCATTCCCAACGTGGCCATCAGCACCAACCCGGCCTCCACGTCGCTCACCACCGATGCCGCCGGTCAATTCAGCTTCCGCGACCTAGAGATTGGTAAGTATGCCCTGAACGTGCGCCGCGCCGGCTACCGTACCGAAACCGTAAACGTGACCGTGAGCGAGGGCAAAGCCACCGCTGTAACGGTAGTGCTCGAGCAATCGACGAACAACCAGCGCCCCAACGCCCCCACCAAACCCTTCCCCGGCAATACCGCCACCAACCAGGACGTAAACCTGAAGCTGAAGTGGAAAGCCACCGACCCCGACGCGGGCGACTCCTTGCGCTACGATGTGGTGCTGTACCAGAGCAACTCCAGCCAGCAGCAGGCACTGCTCACCAACAGCCGCGACACCACCGTGCAAGTAACCGGCCTGAAGTTTAGTACCACGTATTTCTGGCAGGTAACCGTGCGCGATAAGGCCGGCGAAACCGTGCGCGGCGACGTCTGGACGTTCACGACCAAGCCCATGCCCGAGCTGCGCTATTTGTTTGCCCGCGAAGCCAACGGTAACACCGATGTGTACGCCTCCGATGGGGCAGCCGATGGCGTAACGATTCGGCTTACCAGCGCGGCCAGCATCGAAACGGCCCCGCAACTCAGCCCCACCCGCGACCGGATTGCCTACGTTAGCAACGTTACCGGGCAGTTTCAGCTCTATACCATGAACCGCGACGGCTCCGATGGCCGGCGTATCACCTCCATTCCGCTCGACGGCTACCACAACACCGGCAACGCCTACCGCTGGTCGCCCGATGGGGCCCATTTGATCTACGCCCACTACGACCGGCTGTACCGCATCAACCGCGACGGCACCGGTCTTACGCTTCTGGCCACGGCGCCCGTGGGGCGCCACTTCCGGGAGATGGATTGGTCGGAGCTGCAAAACGAAATTATGGTGCAAACCATCGGATCGAACGTGTTCGATGCCGAGGTGTATGCCTACCGCGCCAACGGCACCCTGCTGGGCATGGCCTTAGGTAATTTGCCCGGCCGCACCGACTCGCCCTGCTACAGCATCGATGGCAAAAACTGGCTGTACACCCGGGATGTATCGGGGGTGAATAACGTTACCGGCCGCCAGCTTGACGCCCACGTTTTCGCTGCCCGCACCGACGGCTCGGCGGTAGTTGACTTATCGGCTAAGAAAGCCGCGGGCACCAACGACTTGTACCCGCGCTACTCGCCCGACGGCTCGAAGATTATTTTCGTGAATGTTGCCAATGATAACATCACGCCGCCTGACGTCTGGATTATGGACGCTGATGGGGGCAACCGTAAACTATTGTTCCAAAACGCTACGCTGCCGGATTGGAAGTAA
- a CDS encoding CsgG/HfaB family protein yields MNTPLLRPAHRLALAATLVAGGCAPYFHQPLGTQPARLGAEVNANAELRDLPAPREKAVVAVYKFRDQTGQYKPTSGGSSFSTAVTQGTTTILMRALEESRWFDAIERENLSNLLNERKIIRSTRAEYSEQTGQRQPPLPPLLFAGVILEGGIISYDANILTGGAGLRYFGAGASGQYRQDRVTVYLRAISTANGRVLKTVYTSKTILSQQVDAGLFRFVNFKRLLETETGFTYNEPSEMAVKEAIEKSVRAMVYEGIRDGLWAPRNPEEANGPGMRAYLQEKEENLTVDVLGRDMRPRRSTLGIGLSAGLQRYSGDFANPLIRPQGALTVRYQLGTGRWSAFAAVGRGQLSAEKYLDRTLNYTEGGISYRLFPLDAFTPVVFAGGGVTLPLRVRGGAPTSPVPHTLFGLGAELLLTKRLGLNASLENRYFLSDKLDNMPHGSYNDYTWGGRLGLTYYLGAASSARTAK; encoded by the coding sequence ATGAACACTCCGCTGCTGCGCCCTGCGCACCGGCTGGCACTGGCGGCCACGCTCGTGGCCGGCGGGTGCGCGCCGTATTTCCACCAACCCCTGGGCACCCAACCCGCACGCCTAGGTGCCGAAGTAAACGCCAACGCCGAGCTGCGCGACCTGCCCGCCCCCCGCGAAAAAGCGGTGGTGGCCGTGTACAAGTTTCGCGACCAAACCGGGCAGTACAAGCCCACCTCGGGCGGCTCCAGCTTTTCCACAGCCGTAACGCAGGGCACCACCACCATTCTGATGCGCGCCCTGGAAGAATCGCGTTGGTTTGATGCCATTGAGCGCGAAAACCTGAGCAACCTGCTGAACGAGCGCAAAATCATCCGCTCGACGCGCGCCGAATACTCCGAGCAAACGGGCCAGCGCCAGCCGCCGCTGCCGCCGCTGCTGTTTGCGGGCGTAATTCTCGAAGGCGGCATCATCTCGTACGATGCCAACATCCTGACGGGCGGCGCCGGGCTGCGCTACTTTGGGGCCGGGGCCTCGGGCCAGTACCGCCAAGACCGTGTTACGGTGTACCTGCGGGCCATCAGCACGGCCAACGGGCGCGTGCTCAAAACCGTGTACACCAGCAAAACCATCCTGTCGCAGCAGGTCGATGCGGGCTTGTTTCGCTTCGTCAACTTCAAGCGCCTGCTCGAAACCGAAACCGGCTTTACCTACAACGAGCCCAGCGAAATGGCCGTGAAGGAGGCCATCGAAAAATCGGTGCGGGCCATGGTGTACGAGGGCATTAGGGACGGCCTGTGGGCCCCCCGCAACCCCGAGGAAGCCAACGGCCCCGGCATGCGCGCCTACCTGCAGGAAAAAGAAGAAAACTTAACCGTTGACGTGCTCGGCCGCGATATGCGCCCGCGCCGCAGCACCTTAGGCATTGGCCTCTCGGCGGGTTTGCAGCGCTACAGCGGCGACTTTGCCAACCCGCTTATTCGGCCGCAGGGCGCGCTTACGGTGCGCTACCAGCTGGGTACGGGCCGCTGGAGCGCCTTTGCAGCCGTGGGCCGGGGCCAGCTTTCCGCCGAAAAGTACCTCGACCGTACCCTTAACTATACCGAGGGTGGCATAAGCTACCGGCTCTTTCCGCTTGATGCGTTTACGCCCGTGGTGTTTGCGGGCGGCGGCGTAACGCTGCCCTTGCGCGTGCGCGGCGGGGCGCCAACGTCCCCCGTGCCGCATACCTTATTTGGCCTAGGGGCCGAACTGCTCCTGACCAAGCGCCTGGGTTTGAATGCCAGCTTGGAAAACCGCTATTTCCTGAGCGATAAGCTCGACAATATGCCGCACGGCTCCTACAACGACTACACTTGGGGCGGCCGTTTGGGGCTCACTTACTACCTGGGCGCTGCTTCGTCGGCACGCACTGCCAAGTAG
- a CDS encoding curli production assembly/transport protein CsgE, with the protein MKAPAALPTPPVPSVCWWRPWLLAVASVALGWLAALPAHAQAEKKVPTRADAPSRAATVPARENKSAPLPPKKLEEALQLLLSADSVRRSAPKALGPESAGLVIDQTITKIGHDFYDAFYAVFEPPPGVTEYSVVIAERPARMGNSALVAVSVDNTELLEMPMQARYDVIEASAADAAAAVYGYLESARNLSQQLEQGELRGTGQY; encoded by the coding sequence ATGAAAGCGCCCGCCGCCTTGCCCACACCCCCGGTACCAAGCGTTTGCTGGTGGCGCCCGTGGCTGTTGGCAGTGGCCAGCGTAGCGCTGGGCTGGCTGGCTGCCTTGCCCGCTCACGCTCAGGCCGAGAAGAAAGTGCCCACCCGAGCCGATGCGCCCAGCCGCGCGGCCACGGTGCCCGCCCGCGAGAACAAATCGGCTCCGCTGCCGCCTAAAAAGCTGGAGGAGGCCCTGCAGCTGCTGCTCAGCGCCGACTCGGTGCGCCGGAGTGCGCCCAAGGCCCTAGGTCCGGAGTCGGCAGGCTTGGTTATCGACCAAACCATCACCAAAATCGGCCACGATTTCTACGATGCCTTTTACGCCGTGTTCGAGCCGCCGCCCGGCGTAACCGAGTACTCCGTGGTAATTGCCGAGCGCCCGGCGCGCATGGGCAATTCGGCCCTGGTGGCCGTGTCCGTCGACAACACCGAGCTGCTCGAAATGCCCATGCAGGCCCGCTACGACGTGATTGAGGCCTCGGCTGCCGATGCCGCCGCGGCCGTGTACGGCTACCTCGAATCGGCCCGCAACCTCAGCCAGCAGCTCGAGCAAGGCGAGCTGCGCGGCACGGGGCAGTATTAG
- a CDS encoding curli production assembly/transport component CsgF produces the protein MFMKVWFTACMWLLLGLLARPAAAQDLVYEPKNPSFGGGNTFNYQWLLSSASAQNTIEDTNARDGRDGRDNADPLTSFADNLNKQLLAQLTNRFITSQFGSGTGPVKPGNYTVGVYQIEVVPGSNGVTIKITDSGTGNQTTVTIPNVP, from the coding sequence ATGTTTATGAAAGTATGGTTTACTGCGTGTATGTGGTTGCTGCTGGGGCTGCTGGCCCGCCCCGCCGCCGCCCAGGATCTTGTGTACGAGCCGAAAAACCCCTCGTTTGGGGGCGGCAACACCTTCAACTACCAATGGCTGCTGAGCTCGGCCTCGGCCCAGAACACCATTGAGGATACCAACGCGCGGGACGGCCGCGACGGCCGCGACAACGCCGACCCGCTCACCAGCTTCGCCGACAACCTGAACAAGCAGCTGCTGGCCCAGCTTACCAACCGCTTCATTACCTCGCAGTTTGGCAGCGGCACGGGCCCCGTAAAGCCGGGCAACTATACCGTGGGCGTGTACCAGATTGAGGTGGTGCCCGGCTCCAACGGCGTCACCATCAAAATCACCGACTCGGGTACCGGCAACCAAACCACCGTTACCATCCCCAACGTGCCCTAG
- a CDS encoding reprolysin-like metallopeptidase: MIHNLLKASVISGVLLGLPGIGYGQITGALWQKVPAPDALRAATPGGHWYALDAAQLRSRLAQAPAETRPQQAVPLELPYPDGTLHRFAITQVPVMEPALAARYPQIQAYAGRGIDEPATTVRLEWLPTGLHAQVTTPQGVLAIGTEAQTPGRYQSRQQTPAEFSCQAIELPGNGARPAGGAPPTAPAPYGTQLRTLRLALAATGEYVQSLGGGSVAGALASMVTLVNNINAVYERDLSMRLQLVADTDKLIYLDANSDPYDNGSPSALMNANDAVVNSALGAGTYDIGHVLGYRSGGYSGVAYVGVVCSSTRPAGGSSTGASAGLMATVVTHEIGHQLGSGHTFNGDKGNCGSGNRSASLAYEPGAGNTIMSYDSRCAPDNVGSAVRYFHAGSISAIMGRLRCGTLTANGNSAPSVSVPPSGYVIPKGTPFTLEGSGSDSDGDALGYSWEQLDLGDPSGLDGAATDVSGPPLFRSFAPQPSPARTFPSMAAVLSGSSSLGEILPLVARTLNFRLTARDNRGGVAAANTALTVADAGPFSVTAPNTALTLAPGSTYTLNWNVLGTNQVPVNCTNVQVLFSADGGNTFPTVLLASTTNDGSAEIQLPRLNTTKGRLKIQAVNNVFFAVNNANITLAGTLPVELTAFRAEARGGVAHLSWTTALERNNQGFAVEAAFDGVSFRRVGWVPGRGNSTVATSYQYADNGLSGYGATTVYYRLRQIDQDGTETVSPVQIVVLTPAATPGLQLWPNPVHERVTVSGPAPGQPLYLLDLTGRVVLRTTLPASGTLELRLPAGLPQGVYMVRNGAASGRLIVQ, encoded by the coding sequence ATGATACACAACTTACTGAAGGCAAGCGTTATATCTGGCGTTTTGCTTGGGTTGCCAGGCATCGGCTACGGGCAAATCACCGGCGCGCTTTGGCAAAAGGTACCCGCTCCCGATGCGCTTCGGGCTGCAACCCCGGGCGGCCACTGGTACGCGCTCGATGCAGCCCAACTTCGCTCGCGCTTAGCACAGGCGCCAGCCGAAACAAGGCCGCAGCAGGCCGTACCGCTCGAGCTGCCGTACCCCGATGGCACCCTGCACCGCTTTGCCATTACCCAAGTGCCCGTGATGGAGCCGGCGCTTGCTGCCCGTTACCCGCAGATACAGGCCTACGCCGGCCGCGGCATTGATGAGCCGGCCACTACGGTGCGGCTGGAGTGGCTGCCCACCGGACTGCACGCGCAGGTTACCACTCCCCAAGGCGTGCTGGCCATCGGTACCGAAGCCCAGACGCCTGGCCGCTACCAAAGCCGCCAGCAAACCCCTGCTGAGTTCAGCTGCCAAGCCATTGAGCTGCCCGGCAACGGTGCCCGCCCCGCGGGCGGTGCGCCCCCAACCGCGCCGGCTCCTTACGGAACGCAGCTGCGTACGCTGCGCCTGGCACTGGCCGCCACCGGCGAATACGTGCAAAGCCTGGGCGGCGGCAGCGTTGCCGGTGCCCTGGCCAGCATGGTTACGCTCGTCAATAACATCAATGCGGTGTATGAGCGCGACTTATCGATGCGCTTGCAGCTGGTAGCCGATACGGATAAGCTTATCTACCTCGATGCCAACTCCGACCCCTACGATAACGGCAGTCCATCGGCGCTGATGAACGCCAACGATGCGGTGGTGAATAGCGCCCTAGGTGCTGGCACATACGATATCGGGCACGTGCTGGGCTACCGCTCGGGCGGGTATTCGGGCGTGGCGTACGTGGGCGTAGTGTGCTCCTCTACGCGCCCGGCCGGAGGTTCATCCACGGGCGCGTCGGCCGGGCTGATGGCTACCGTGGTAACGCACGAAATCGGGCATCAGCTGGGCTCTGGCCATACCTTCAACGGCGACAAAGGCAATTGTGGGAGCGGCAACCGCAGCGCCAGCCTGGCTTACGAGCCCGGCGCTGGCAACACCATCATGTCGTACGATTCGCGTTGCGCCCCCGATAACGTAGGCAGCGCCGTGCGGTACTTTCATGCCGGCAGCATCAGCGCCATAATGGGGCGGCTGCGCTGCGGTACCCTCACGGCCAACGGCAACAGCGCGCCCAGCGTAAGCGTGCCGCCCAGCGGCTACGTCATTCCAAAGGGCACCCCGTTTACCTTGGAGGGCAGCGGCTCGGACTCCGACGGTGACGCCCTGGGGTATTCGTGGGAGCAGCTGGACCTAGGCGACCCCAGCGGCCTGGACGGCGCCGCTACCGATGTTTCGGGCCCGCCGCTGTTTCGCAGCTTTGCACCGCAGCCGAGTCCTGCGCGCACTTTCCCAAGCATGGCGGCCGTGCTTTCGGGCAGCTCGTCGCTAGGCGAAATACTGCCGCTGGTGGCGCGTACGCTCAACTTCCGCCTCACTGCCCGCGACAACCGGGGCGGGGTAGCAGCCGCCAATACGGCCCTAACCGTAGCCGATGCCGGGCCATTTAGTGTAACGGCTCCGAACACGGCCCTGACGCTGGCACCGGGTAGCACCTATACCCTCAATTGGAACGTGCTCGGTACCAACCAGGTACCCGTAAACTGCACCAACGTGCAGGTACTGTTTTCGGCCGATGGGGGCAATACTTTCCCTACGGTGCTGCTGGCCAGCACGACCAACGATGGCAGCGCCGAAATACAGCTACCTAGGCTCAACACCACGAAAGGACGCCTGAAAATTCAGGCCGTCAACAACGTCTTTTTCGCCGTCAACAACGCCAACATTACGCTGGCTGGCACGCTACCGGTGGAGCTAACGGCTTTTCGGGCCGAAGCGCGGGGTGGCGTGGCGCACTTGTCGTGGACTACCGCGCTGGAGCGGAACAACCAAGGTTTTGCGGTAGAAGCTGCCTTCGACGGCGTCAGCTTTCGGCGGGTAGGGTGGGTGCCGGGGCGGGGCAATAGCACGGTTGCCACCTCGTACCAGTACGCCGACAACGGCCTGAGCGGCTACGGCGCTACCACCGTGTACTACCGCTTGCGCCAGATCGACCAAGACGGCACCGAAACCGTTTCGCCAGTCCAAATCGTGGTTCTAACTCCCGCTGCTACTCCTGGTTTGCAGCTTTGGCCTAACCCCGTGCATGAGCGCGTAACGGTTTCCGGGCCCGCCCCCGGGCAGCCCCTGTACCTGCTCGATCTTACGGGGCGAGTAGTGCTGCGTACCACGCTACCCGCTTCCGGAACCTTAGAGCTGCGCTTGCCCGCCGGCTTGCCGCAGGGCGTGTACATGGTGCGGAATGGGGCAGCGTCGGGGCGACTTATCGTTCAATAA
- the murI gene encoding glutamate racemase, whose translation MSVPASSTPDSRPIGVFDSGIGGLTVARAVNQLLPHERLVYFGDTAHLPYGDKSTAAIQAYSVKICDLLLRQHCKVILIACNSASAAAYELVREYVGSKARVLNVIDPIVQQVGLHYANREVGLIGTKQTVGSNVYRKKLDQLDRDIRLHALATPLLAPMIEEGFVRGAVSQSVINTYLSDPALEGIEALVLACTHYPLIREQIADYYQGRVDVLDPSDTVALALQQLLQAHGLSGAPAERLPQHHFYVSDFTPSFEESTRLFFGQEVNLEHYPLWE comes from the coding sequence ATGTCAGTACCTGCATCCAGCACGCCCGATTCGCGCCCTATCGGGGTTTTCGATAGCGGCATTGGCGGCCTCACGGTGGCCCGTGCCGTAAACCAGCTGTTGCCGCACGAGCGGCTGGTGTACTTCGGCGATACGGCTCACTTGCCCTACGGCGACAAGTCGACGGCCGCTATTCAGGCCTACAGCGTGAAAATCTGCGATTTGCTGCTGCGCCAGCATTGCAAAGTAATCCTGATTGCCTGCAACTCGGCCTCGGCGGCAGCCTACGAGCTGGTGCGCGAGTACGTGGGCTCCAAGGCGCGCGTGCTCAACGTAATCGACCCGATTGTGCAGCAAGTAGGCTTGCACTACGCCAACCGCGAAGTGGGCCTGATTGGCACCAAGCAAACCGTGGGCTCCAACGTGTACCGCAAAAAGCTCGACCAGCTCGACCGCGACATTCGGCTGCACGCGCTGGCCACCCCGCTGCTGGCCCCCATGATCGAAGAAGGCTTCGTGCGCGGGGCCGTCAGCCAAAGCGTCATCAACACGTATTTATCCGACCCCGCGCTGGAGGGCATTGAGGCGCTGGTGCTGGCCTGCACGCACTACCCGCTTATTCGGGAGCAGATTGCCGACTACTACCAAGGCCGCGTGGATGTGCTCGACCCATCCGACACGGTTGCTTTGGCCTTGCAGCAGCTCTTGCAAGCGCACGGCTTGTCGGGGGCGCCGGCCGAGCGCCTGCCGCAGCACCACTTCTACGTTTCCGATTTTACGCCGTCGTTCGAGGAAAGCACGCGCCTGTTTTTCGGGCAGGAAGTGAACCTCGAGCACTACCCGCTTTGGGAATAG
- a CDS encoding DUF2911 domain-containing protein yields MKVQPYLVLSLALINLGTLATLPAVAQDEPARRPMVMDAIATNQDQAKPSPAATATGKAGKANVTIKYSSPAVKGRKIWGELVPYNQVWRAGANEATTITFDKPVTVEGKPLAAGTYSFFVIPTEQAWTVIFNKTANQWGAYKYDQAQDALRVTVTPRKAAMMERLAYTVTSPGVVLRWETMELPIAVK; encoded by the coding sequence ATGAAAGTTCAACCCTACTTGGTGCTCTCGCTGGCACTTATCAACCTAGGCACGCTAGCTACTCTGCCCGCCGTGGCGCAAGACGAACCCGCACGCCGGCCTATGGTTATGGATGCCATTGCCACTAACCAGGACCAGGCCAAGCCCAGCCCGGCAGCTACGGCCACCGGCAAGGCCGGCAAGGCCAACGTTACCATCAAGTACAGCAGCCCGGCGGTAAAAGGCCGCAAAATCTGGGGCGAGCTGGTGCCTTACAACCAGGTGTGGCGGGCCGGCGCCAACGAGGCCACCACCATCACCTTCGACAAGCCCGTTACGGTGGAGGGCAAGCCGCTGGCCGCCGGCACGTATTCGTTCTTCGTAATCCCTACGGAGCAAGCCTGGACGGTTATCTTCAACAAAACCGCCAACCAGTGGGGCGCCTACAAGTACGACCAGGCCCAGGATGCGCTGCGCGTAACCGTAACGCCGCGCAAAGCCGCCATGATGGAGCGCCTCGCCTACACCGTTACCAGCCCCGGCGTGGTGCTGCGCTGGGAAACCATGGAGCTGCCCATTGCGGTGAAGTAA
- a CDS encoding ABC-F family ATP-binding cassette domain-containing protein: protein MNLLSAENISKNYADRWLFRDLSFGLQQGQRTALVGVNGSGKTTLLRVLAGLEPPDTGLVGVRNGVRLGFLPQQPTFDNNLTVQQSIFAGENATLAAVRDYERLMLKGDAADPTELQHALQRMDVLNAWDYEAQVRQILGQLGIHDLEQRVGSLSGGQQKRVALARLLIEEPEVIILDEPTNHLDLDTIEWLENRLASPTLTLLMVTHDRYFLDRVANEIVELDRGQVHRYQGNYAYFVEKKAERELMEAVEVEKARNLLRKELEWMRRQPQARGTKQKARIEAFYETQEKAKGRGPQQQVELSVKSTRQGNKVLEAKHLMKRFGEKTVLNDFSHVFRKQERLGIVGPNGAGKTTLLNILTQRLQPDSGEVEAGQTTVFGYYTQQELQYTDDQRVIDVVKEVAEVVEMADGSVLTASQLLQHFLFPPAQQYTLVDKLSGGEKRRLQLLRVLIKNPNFLILDEPTNDLDIVTLNILEDFLLNFAGCLVLVSHDRYFMDRLVEQLLVLEPGGRVRLFPGNYTDYRQFLKDQQAAEAAAAAAKAAKATASAAAVAAPAASKARRATFAEKKEYEQLEAAIAKLEDEKKQLVEQMNSGSGSHQQLAEWAARLQQLDADLDAKGERWLELAELVD from the coding sequence ATGAATTTGCTGTCGGCTGAGAATATATCGAAGAATTACGCGGACCGCTGGTTGTTCCGCGACTTGTCGTTTGGGTTGCAACAAGGCCAGCGCACGGCGCTGGTAGGCGTAAATGGTTCGGGCAAGACTACCCTGCTGCGCGTGCTGGCCGGGCTGGAGCCACCCGATACCGGCCTGGTGGGCGTGCGCAACGGCGTACGCCTGGGCTTTTTGCCCCAGCAACCCACCTTCGATAACAACCTCACCGTTCAGCAAAGCATTTTCGCGGGCGAAAACGCCACCCTGGCGGCCGTGCGCGACTACGAGCGCCTCATGCTGAAAGGCGATGCGGCCGACCCCACCGAGCTGCAGCACGCCCTGCAGCGCATGGACGTGCTGAACGCCTGGGACTACGAAGCGCAGGTGCGCCAAATCCTAGGTCAGCTGGGCATTCACGACCTGGAGCAGCGCGTAGGCTCGCTCTCGGGCGGGCAGCAAAAGCGGGTGGCCCTGGCCCGCCTGCTGATTGAGGAGCCGGAGGTTATCATTCTCGACGAGCCCACCAACCACCTCGACCTCGACACCATTGAGTGGCTCGAAAACCGCCTGGCCTCCCCCACCCTCACGCTGCTGATGGTAACCCATGACCGGTACTTCCTCGACCGCGTGGCCAACGAAATTGTGGAGCTCGACCGCGGCCAGGTGCACCGCTACCAGGGCAACTACGCCTACTTTGTGGAGAAAAAGGCCGAGCGCGAGCTGATGGAAGCTGTGGAGGTAGAAAAAGCCCGCAACCTGCTGCGCAAGGAGCTGGAGTGGATGCGCCGCCAGCCGCAGGCCCGCGGCACCAAGCAAAAAGCGCGCATCGAGGCTTTTTATGAAACGCAGGAGAAAGCCAAGGGCCGCGGCCCGCAGCAGCAGGTAGAGCTATCGGTGAAATCGACGCGCCAGGGCAACAAGGTACTGGAGGCCAAGCACCTGATGAAGCGCTTCGGCGAGAAAACCGTGCTCAACGACTTCAGCCACGTGTTTCGGAAGCAGGAGCGCCTGGGCATTGTAGGGCCCAACGGCGCCGGCAAAACCACCCTGCTCAACATTCTTACGCAGCGCCTGCAGCCCGACAGCGGCGAAGTAGAGGCCGGCCAAACCACCGTGTTCGGCTACTACACCCAGCAAGAGCTGCAGTACACCGACGACCAGCGCGTGATTGACGTGGTGAAGGAAGTGGCCGAGGTGGTGGAAATGGCCGACGGCTCGGTGCTCACGGCCTCGCAGCTGTTGCAGCACTTCCTGTTTCCGCCGGCCCAGCAGTACACCTTGGTGGACAAGCTCAGCGGGGGCGAAAAGCGCCGCCTGCAGCTGCTGCGTGTGCTCATCAAAAACCCCAACTTCCTGATCCTCGACGAGCCCACGAACGACCTCGACATCGTGACGCTCAACATCCTGGAAGACTTCCTGCTGAACTTCGCCGGCTGCCTGGTGCTCGTATCGCACGACCGGTACTTTATGGACCGGCTCGTGGAGCAGCTGCTGGTGCTGGAGCCCGGCGGGCGCGTGCGCCTCTTCCCCGGCAACTATACTGATTACCGCCAGTTCCTTAAGGATCAGCAGGCCGCCGAAGCTGCGGCGGCTGCGGCCAAAGCCGCCAAAGCCACGGCCAGCGCCGCGGCGGTTGCGGCCCCGGCTGCCAGCAAAGCGCGCCGCGCCACCTTCGCCGAGAAAAAGGAATACGAGCAGCTCGAAGCCGCCATTGCCAAGCTCGAAGACGAGAAAAAGCAACTCGTGGAGCAGATGAACAGCGGCAGCGGCAGCCACCAGCAACTAGCCGAATGGGCCGCCCGCCTGCAGCAGCTCGATGCCGACCTCGACGCTAAGGGCGAGCGGTGGCTGGAGCTGGCGGAGCTGGTTGACTAA